Proteins encoded in a region of the Ornithodoros turicata isolate Travis chromosome 3, ASM3712646v1, whole genome shotgun sequence genome:
- the LOC135389401 gene encoding uncharacterized protein LOC135389401, producing MQTPAGTTAEGGSSKHVTRGHQALPYYEFQQQVLKSLNILRLGMQQESELLSSLVPLQTSLIEVPKLLESPLNSVEELQLFEKELTPERQKQLILELSLLGDNAAKLAVRRIMAYVLTNHLGQQYSWEGKKVSSALSHFPNLWLRVALNVGFAATCSCDDGAPLQVQNLEPEWNLEDAAIHAQKIAQKFCPGRGKMPLENANAKRNATQ from the exons ATGCAAACCCCAGCAGGTACAACAGCTGAAG GTGGTTCAAGCAAACACGTGACAAGGGGACATCAGGCATTGCCATATTACG AGTTCCAACAACAGGTCCTAAAGAGCCTAAACATTTTGCGTCTTGGAATGCAACAAGAAAGCGAGCTTTTGTCCAGCCTCGTGCCTCTACAGACTTCCCTTATTGAGGTTCCAAAGTTGCTTGAAAGTCCACTTAACTCTGTGGAAGAACTGCAGTTATTTGAGAAGGAACTTACACCGGAACGTCAAAAACAGCTG ATACTGGAGCTCTCCCTCCTCGGGGACAATGCAGCAAAGCTTGCAGTGCGTCGCATAATGGCATACGTTCTTACAAACCACCTGGGGCAGCAGTACAGCTGGGAAGGGAAGAAGG tctcttctgcgctgagccatttcccaaacctgtggttgcgcgtggcattgaacgtaggcttcgccgcaaccTGCTCGTGCGACGATGGGGCTCCtctacaggttcaaaatttggaacccgaatggaaccttgaagatgccgctattcatgcccaaaaaattgctcaaaagttttgtcctggcagaggcaagatgccattagagaacgcaAATGCAAAGCGCAACGCAACGCAATga